In Flavobacterium hankyongi, the genomic window TGATAAACAATCAATTTATTAACATTACTATTTGCCGCATTTTGATCTTGAGTGACAATTATCTTATCACCAATAACAGCAATTTCTCTAGCATTATTAAAATCGGGAGTACTAAAGAATTGTAAAGATAAATTATCTGTATTATTCATTACGGCATTTTTCAATCCAGTATACATCTCTAGTCTATTATTGGTTCTTGAAGCGACAATTAACTGATCACTATTACTATCGTAGTATGTACCATCAGAATCAGCCCCAATAACACTTAGACTTTTAGACACGGGAGAAGTATCTAGTAGATTTGTAAAAGATACTTTTCCAGAAGTGTTACTTCCTGTTATTAATTTTAACTCACTATTAGTAGTTTGAGAATTATTTTGTTCGTTATCATTATCATTCGAACAAGATCCTAATGTTAAGGTAAATACGAAAAGAGTAAAAAAAAGATTTTTCATAATGTTAAGTTTTTTTGTTATAAAATCATTTACGAAAATTCTTTTCTTTTGGTTTTATTTTTATTTATTTTTTTTCATAATTATAGCTATATTCTTTAACTTTTCCTTCTACACCTATAAAGTTTTGTTCTAAAATAGTAAAATCTGCTTCTTTATTTCCAGTTGGATAAAATTCTGGGAAAACTGTAACTTCTTTTTTTGTCCAATCAAACGAAACAGGTATAATTGGCACATTTGCCTTCATTGCAATGTAATAAAAACCTGTTTTTAATTCGGTTACCTTTTTACGAGTACCTTCAGGAGCGATGGCTAATCTAAACTCATCTCTTCCTTCAAATATTTTTGCTATAGCATCAACTTTATTCTCATTTTTAAATCTATTCAAAGCAGCTCCCCCCATCCATCTAAAATAATATCCAAAAGGAAAAATGAATAACTCTTTTTTTCCAACAAAATTTATATTTATCCCCATCACACCTCTAGTAAAAACTCCAATATAAAAATCATGCCAACTCGTATGGGGAATAACAATTACAACACTTTTTTTAATAGAAGTATCAAAATTACCTAGGACTTTCCATCCCATTAATTTAAAAAATATGAATTGGTAAATTTTCTTTTTCATGATAAATATTTGGTCAAAAATAGCATTATATTTACTAATAGAAAATCTGAACCATGAATTTAAAACGCATTCTAAGTTATTTTATACCTATTAAAGTATATGAAATAGATTCTGAAATTAATAAGTCCCTTGAAGTTACTTGGAATAATGGTCAGTTGGTTTTAGACTCTAAAAACACCAACTTCTCATACGGCAGCTTACAACGTGTAATGCGAATTGCATTAGCAAATATTGGCAGCGATGTTATAAAAAATTATAATTCAGCTTTGATATTAGGTGTTGCAGGAGGGAGCGTAATTAAGACTTTAAAAGAAGAATTTGATTTTAATGGTAAAATTACTGGTGTAGAATTAGATAAAAAGACTATTGAAATTGCGAATGCTTATTTTGGATTAAATAAATTGACTGATGTTGAAATTATAAATGATGATGCGCAAAATTTTGTAACTAAAACCAAAGCTAAATATAATTTAATTATAATAGATATATTTCAGGACAATATCATGCCTGATTTTTTATTTGAAAAAGCATTTATTGCCAAATTAAAATTGATATTAACCAACGGTGGTTCAATTTTATTCAACACAATAGCTGAATTAAGTATTGATTATGAAAGAAATAAAAAACTAGAATTAGATTTGAATAATCAATTTGCTTTTGTAAAAAAAATAACCAAAGTTGAAGGGAACAACGAAATATTCATTATAAAAAATGAAATCATTCTTTAGAAAATTAATTTTAGGAAAAAATTATAAAAGAGATCGTTCAATTCAAGGTCCAGTAAAAAAACGAATTTTAAACATTAAAGCTATTTGGAATAATGATCATCAAGACGATAATGGGATAGAAAAAATTGTTCGCTTATTGCTTTCTTCTTCACAACTTTTGTTTCCAGGTATATACATAAAACAGATAGCATATAATATTGGAGCTGAATACGATGACATTGCTATGGATTTATATGTATTAGCAAAAGTGGTTTTTCCTTTTATAATTTTATACAACAACTTCCAAAATTCTTTTTTTTTGGTGGTTCTAATGACTTATTTTTTATTCGAAACATTTTTTTATATACCTACATTAATTTTTGCATCTGATTCATTTTCAAAACCTCGTTCATATAGACGCTCAATGCTTTTACTGTTTTTTAATTATTTGGAAATGATATTAGCTTTTTCTGTACTTTACACTTTAGGAAATCAAATGAACAAACCATTTAATCATTGGCTTGACCCAATCTATTTTAGTATTATAACTTCAAATTCGATTGGCTATGGTGATTATTATCCTATAACCTTATTTGGTAAAGTTTTAGTAAGTATTCAATCAATGTTCTTTTTATCATTTATCATTTTGTTTTTAAATTTTTTCTCAGCCAAAATGAAAATGAAAGGATATTTTGATCATGATAACGAAAGTTAATATTTTAAAGTAAAAGCCTAGCTTTTTCTAAATCCTCAGGAGTATCTATGCCAATACTTCCATGATCTGTTTCAACCATTCTAATTCGCTTACCGTATTCTAAATAACGAAGTTGCTCAAGTTTTTCGGAAGCTTCTAATGAAAGCATCGGCAAACGATAAAAGTCCATTAGGGCCTCTTTCCTAAAAGCATAAATTCCGATATGTTTCATATAACGAACACCAACATTCTCTTCTCTAGGATAAGGGATTACTGAACGTGAAAAATACAATGCAAAACCTTGTTGATCTACAATTACTTTAACGTTATTAGGGCTTTCGATATCAGCTTTATCCTTAATTTCGAACATTAACGAAGCTAAATCAACTTTCTTTTCAAAATCATTTTTAAAAATTTCAATGACTTGTTCTAATGGTTTTTTATTGATAAAAGGTTCATCTCCTTGAACATTAATCACCACATCAACATCCATATTCTCAACTGCTTCGGCGATACGATCACTCCCCGATTCATGTTCCTTTATACTCATGATTGCTTTACCTCCATTTGAAATAATTTCATCATAAATCAATTCAGAATCTGTAACCACAAAAACATCATGAAATAATTTTGTTTCGAGAGCAGCTTCATAAGTTCTTAGAATAACTGTTTTTCCACCTAAGTCTTGCATTAACTTAGCTGGAAACCTGGTTGAAGCGTATCGTGCTGGTATTACGGCGATTATTTTCATTTGATTTTTTATTTATTTCCTAAATTTTCTATATACCCAAAAAACAATCGCAAAAATAAAAATTACAATTATTAAGGCTAAAATAGGCACAAAGATCGATAATGTACTTAGTGTTATGGCTGTTCCTGTTTCAGCAGTTGAAACTACTGGATTTCCCAAGCCGCCTGTTTTTACTGAAGATGCTAATCTTGTTACGCTTGTCATTCCTTGCATTGCAGTTGCTGTTCCTCCTCCTGCTATAATTGCCAATCCCCAAGTCATCATTGGATCCAAGTCAATCATTGTTGAAGCCATTACTATTGTTCCTGCGATAGCAGCCAGAGGCGTAGCAATTGTATCTAATAAGTTATCTACAAAAGGAATATAATAAGCAAAAATTTCGGCGATCATAGCAATTCCAAGTGTTATCAAAGCTGGAAAACCTCCAATCCATAACCAACTATCATTTAAAGGAACAACATTAAAATGAGCAGCTAAACTTAGCACAAACAAAGGCAAAAAGACTCTGAACCCAGCCGAAGCTGCCAATCCAATTCCTAAGAAAATACTAAGTAAGGTTTGCATATCCATATAAAATTAATTTTCAAAGTATTCGTTTTTAAACCCTATCAAATATAATTTATCTTTTGCTCTTGTAATGGCGGTATACAACCATCTTATGTAATCTCTATCAATCCCATTTGGCAAATAAGGTTGTTCAATAAAAACGGTATTCCACTGTCCTCCTTGTGATTTATGACACGTAATTGCGTAAGAAAATTTCACCTGGAGCGCATTAAAGTATTCATTTCCTTTAATTTTCAACAACTTACGATAGGAAGCTGTTTCATTTTCATAATCTTTCATCACTTCCTGATACAACTTATTAGATTCTTCATAAGTTAATGATGGTGATTCACTTGTAATTGTATCTAATAATAAAATAGTATCGAAAGCTCTTTGATTTGGATAATCGACCATTCTAATCTTGACTACCGCAAATCTAAAACCATATAATTCTTTAATAGATCTAATTTCAAGAATTTCTATAATATCACCGTTTGCAATGAATCCGGCTTCATCTGTCTCTTTCAACCAAAAATAATTATTTTTTACAACCATCAATAAATCACCGGCAGAAAGCTCACTTTCCTTACCTAATATTTTGGTTCTTATTTGTTGGTTATACTGATTGGCTCTTTTGTTAGAACGTACAATAAAACAGGTGTCTTCAATACTATAATTACTGTAAGATTGATTTATTGCGTCTTGGATTTCGTAACCATCTACAAGTCTAATTATGTCTTTAAATCCTTTCAGTTTAAACTGAAAATCGGTAATAAAACTATCTTTCAATAATTCTCTAAGTTCTGTCGCATTATAGAGAATTCCTGAATTTTCTTCCTGACGCATTACTTCGTCAAACTCGATAGAAATAACTTCTTTATTATAATTTAAACTTAATGTATCTGTATTTAAAGCTGGAGATATATCTAACTGCACTGGTGGTAACTGAGC contains:
- a CDS encoding 1-acyl-sn-glycerol-3-phosphate acyltransferase, which translates into the protein MKKKIYQFIFFKLMGWKVLGNFDTSIKKSVVIVIPHTSWHDFYIGVFTRGVMGININFVGKKELFIFPFGYYFRWMGGAALNRFKNENKVDAIAKIFEGRDEFRLAIAPEGTRKKVTELKTGFYYIAMKANVPIIPVSFDWTKKEVTVFPEFYPTGNKEADFTILEQNFIGVEGKVKEYSYNYEKK
- a CDS encoding spermidine synthase; protein product: MNLKRILSYFIPIKVYEIDSEINKSLEVTWNNGQLVLDSKNTNFSYGSLQRVMRIALANIGSDVIKNYNSALILGVAGGSVIKTLKEEFDFNGKITGVELDKKTIEIANAYFGLNKLTDVEIINDDAQNFVTKTKAKYNLIIIDIFQDNIMPDFLFEKAFIAKLKLILTNGGSILFNTIAELSIDYERNKKLELDLNNQFAFVKKITKVEGNNEIFIIKNEIIL
- a CDS encoding potassium channel family protein — its product is MKSFFRKLILGKNYKRDRSIQGPVKKRILNIKAIWNNDHQDDNGIEKIVRLLLSSSQLLFPGIYIKQIAYNIGAEYDDIAMDLYVLAKVVFPFIILYNNFQNSFFLVVLMTYFLFETFFYIPTLIFASDSFSKPRSYRRSMLLLFFNYLEMILAFSVLYTLGNQMNKPFNHWLDPIYFSIITSNSIGYGDYYPITLFGKVLVSIQSMFFLSFIILFLNFFSAKMKMKGYFDHDNES
- the kdsB gene encoding 3-deoxy-manno-octulosonate cytidylyltransferase, translated to MKIIAVIPARYASTRFPAKLMQDLGGKTVILRTYEAALETKLFHDVFVVTDSELIYDEIISNGGKAIMSIKEHESGSDRIAEAVENMDVDVVINVQGDEPFINKKPLEQVIEIFKNDFEKKVDLASLMFEIKDKADIESPNNVKVIVDQQGFALYFSRSVIPYPREENVGVRYMKHIGIYAFRKEALMDFYRLPMLSLEASEKLEQLRYLEYGKRIRMVETDHGSIGIDTPEDLEKARLLL
- a CDS encoding DUF4126 domain-containing protein — protein: MDMQTLLSIFLGIGLAASAGFRVFLPLFVLSLAAHFNVVPLNDSWLWIGGFPALITLGIAMIAEIFAYYIPFVDNLLDTIATPLAAIAGTIVMASTMIDLDPMMTWGLAIIAGGGTATAMQGMTSVTRLASSVKTGGLGNPVVSTAETGTAITLSTLSIFVPILALIIVIFIFAIVFWVYRKFRK
- a CDS encoding ATP-dependent DNA helicase; translation: MSAQLFYSILQKKFPFQPTVKQDIFFSKVADFVSSPAQNEIFVLKGYAGTGKTTVISTIVNNLVEVKKKYVLLAPTGRAAKVIANYSGKTAQTIHKKIYFPKKGKAGGVSFTMQTNKHTNTIFIVDESSMISDVDSDSKMYANGSLLDDLISYVYSGQNCKMILLGDTAQLPPVQLDISPALNTDTLSLNYNKEVISIEFDEVMRQEENSGILYNATELRELLKDSFITDFQFKLKGFKDIIRLVDGYEIQDAINQSYSNYSIEDTCFIVRSNKRANQYNQQIRTKILGKESELSAGDLLMVVKNNYFWLKETDEAGFIANGDIIEILEIRSIKELYGFRFAVVKIRMVDYPNQRAFDTILLLDTITSESPSLTYEESNKLYQEVMKDYENETASYRKLLKIKGNEYFNALQVKFSYAITCHKSQGGQWNTVFIEQPYLPNGIDRDYIRWLYTAITRAKDKLYLIGFKNEYFEN